The Triticum aestivum cultivar Chinese Spring chromosome 7B, IWGSC CS RefSeq v2.1, whole genome shotgun sequence genome window below encodes:
- the LOC123162898 gene encoding peroxidase 55, which produces MEKRRRSVCAVAAVALVAAMLSSLTEAAYGGGMSPGYYKTTCPQLEDIVLKEVTRKKNETIVTIPAVLRLFFHDCLVNGCDASVLIASRNEDAEKNSPDDDSLAGDGYDTVNRVKAAVEQKCPGVVSCADILALAARDVVHLASGPYWSVELGRLDGLVSKASDVEGKLPGPDMHVKELADIFYRSGLSQRDMVALSGAHTVGFAHCSRFTKRLYNYSSTVKLDPSFNPEYAKRLMEACPPDVGPTIAVNMDPFSPVLFDNIYYQNLRNGLGLFTSDQALFTDGGSRKTVEEFADSEPRFFQAFVESMMKVGRLGVKTGSGGEIRRDCTAFNH; this is translated from the exons ATGGAGAAACGGAGAAGAAGCGTGTGCGCCGTGGCGGCGGTGGCCCTGGTCGCGGCAATGCTGTCCTCACTGACCGAGGCGGCGTACGGCGGCGGCATGTCGCCGGGCTACTACAAGACGACGTGCCCGCAGCTGGAGGACATCGTGCTGAAGGAGGTGACCAGAAAGAAGAACGAGACGATCGTGACCATCCCGGCGGTGCTCCGGCTCTTCTTCCACGACTGCCTCGTCAAT GGCTGTGACGCTTCGGTCCTGATAGCCTCTCGCAACGAAGACGCCGAGAAGAACTCCCCCGACGATGACTCACTCGCCGGCGACGGTTACGACACCGTCAACCGGGTCAAAGCGGCCGTCGAGCAGAAGTGCCCCGGCGTGgtctcctgcgccgacatcctCGCCCTCGCCGCCAGAGACGTCGTCCACCTG GCGTCCGGCCCCTACTGGAGCGTGGAGCTCGGCCGGCTCGACGGCCTCGTCTCCAAGGCCAGCGACGTCGAGGGCAAGCTGCCCGGCCCGGACATGCACGTCAAGGAGCTCGCCGACATCTTCTACCGCAGCGGCCTGTCCCAGCGCGACATGGTGGCGCTCTCCGGCGCCCACACCGTCGGGTTCGCGCACTGCAGCCGCTTCACCAAGCGGCTGTACAACTACAGCAGCACCGTGAAGCTGGACCCGTCGTTCAACCCGGAGTACGCGAAGCGGCTCATGGAGGCGTGCCCGCCCGACGTCGGCCCGACCATCGCAGTCAACATGGACCCCTTCAGCCCCGTCCTCTTCGACAACATCTACTACCAAAACCTCAGGAACGGCCTAGGCCTCTTCACCTCCGACCAGGCGCTCTTCACCGATGGGGGGTCAAGGAAGACGGTGGAGGAGTTCGCCGACAGCGAGCCGAGGTTCTTCCAGGCCTTCGTGGAGTCGATGATGAAGGTGGGGAGACTAGGGGTGAAGACCGGCAGCGGCGGAGAGATCAGAAGAGACTGCACTGCCTTCAACCACTAA